The following are encoded in a window of Brevibacillus sp. DP1.3A genomic DNA:
- a CDS encoding peptide ABC transporter substrate-binding protein, with product MRKRMSFILSCFLLLQVLAGCSSSETAVTNKPNEQASQPTQPTGKEMVLNWNADGGEPPTADPGLASDGTSFDVITACFEGLTRYGPDGKIANAIADSYTVSEDLTTYTFTLKTNALWSNGDSVTAHDFEFAWKRNLDPKTASEYAYMLYFIKGAEEFNTGKGSHEGVGVKALDDFTLEVKLNSPAPFFYELTAFPTLFPLHKKTLEAHPDWAASPDNYVGNGPFKMELWEHKNKLVLVKNEKYHDKEAVKLDKIVWSMITDTNTAQALFDSGDLDWGGHPSYVLPVDVIPVLQGEGKIVMAPYPNTVAVTFNTTKPPFTNKKIRQAFSYSIQRQPLVDGIVQTGVPAAFAWVPPSMQLSGNDYFQEDVDKAKQLLAEGLKEMGLLTMPDVTYTYGSGDDRQKKLAEALQDQWKRSLGVDVKISGLEEKVFLQNKRAKNYQFAYRNWGADFNDPINFLEIFKDKTVGTNDAAWENDRYRELIVQSYLEKDTTKRNAIMREAETILMEEMPIAPVYYGARPYIKNDKVKGFLINPFGGRDFKYTTIEQ from the coding sequence ATGAGAAAGAGGATGAGCTTCATTTTGAGCTGCTTCTTGTTGCTTCAAGTTTTAGCGGGATGTAGTTCAAGTGAAACGGCGGTAACGAACAAACCGAATGAGCAGGCATCTCAACCAACGCAGCCAACGGGAAAAGAGATGGTATTGAATTGGAACGCAGACGGTGGAGAGCCTCCGACAGCAGATCCCGGTCTTGCTTCCGATGGCACTTCCTTTGATGTCATTACTGCTTGTTTTGAAGGATTGACTCGCTATGGACCGGATGGGAAAATAGCCAACGCAATTGCCGACAGTTATACGGTATCCGAGGATTTGACGACGTACACGTTTACATTGAAAACGAATGCGCTATGGAGCAACGGAGATTCGGTAACCGCCCATGATTTTGAGTTCGCTTGGAAAAGAAATCTCGACCCGAAGACAGCATCCGAATATGCCTACATGCTTTATTTCATTAAAGGGGCTGAGGAATTCAACACAGGGAAAGGATCGCATGAAGGCGTAGGGGTCAAAGCGCTAGACGATTTTACACTAGAGGTCAAGCTCAATTCGCCAGCTCCGTTTTTTTATGAGCTGACGGCTTTCCCGACATTGTTTCCTTTACATAAAAAGACCTTGGAGGCACATCCAGACTGGGCAGCGTCTCCGGACAACTACGTGGGCAACGGCCCATTCAAAATGGAGCTGTGGGAGCATAAAAACAAATTGGTTCTTGTGAAAAACGAGAAGTATCATGATAAAGAAGCTGTGAAGCTCGACAAAATCGTCTGGAGCATGATTACCGATACCAACACCGCTCAAGCGTTGTTTGATTCTGGTGATTTGGATTGGGGAGGGCATCCCAGCTACGTGTTGCCCGTCGATGTGATCCCTGTTTTGCAGGGGGAAGGAAAAATCGTAATGGCGCCGTATCCGAACACAGTTGCAGTCACCTTTAATACAACCAAGCCCCCTTTTACGAATAAAAAGATTCGACAAGCCTTCTCGTATTCGATCCAACGGCAGCCTCTCGTCGATGGAATCGTACAGACAGGGGTGCCTGCGGCTTTTGCATGGGTTCCGCCCTCTATGCAACTCAGTGGAAATGACTATTTTCAAGAGGATGTAGACAAGGCCAAACAGTTATTGGCTGAAGGGTTAAAGGAGATGGGGCTTTTGACGATGCCTGACGTGACATACACATATGGTTCAGGTGACGATCGTCAGAAAAAGCTGGCTGAAGCTCTTCAGGATCAATGGAAAAGAAGCCTTGGTGTAGATGTAAAAATTAGTGGCTTGGAGGAAAAAGTATTTTTACAAAACAAGCGCGCCAAAAACTATCAGTTTGCCTACCGAAATTGGGGTGCTGATTTTAACGACCCCATCAATTTCCTGGAAATTTTCAAGGACAAAACAGTGGGGACGAACGACGCTGCTTGGGAAAACGACAGATACCGCGAGCTAATCGTCCAGAGTTACTTGGAAAAAGACACGACGAAGCGTAATGCGATCATGCGTGAGGCAGAGACCATCTTAATGGAGGAAATGCCGATTGCTCCTGTGTATTATGGCGCAAGACCGTATATAAAAAATGACAAGGTCAAAGGATTTTTGATCAACCCGTTTGGTGGTAGAGATTTTAAATATACAACCATCGAACAATAA
- a CDS encoding alpha-ketoacid dehydrogenase subunit beta, producing MAQMTMVQAITDAMRVELKRDETVLVFGEDVGNNGGVFRATEGLQAEFGEQRVFDTPLAESGIGGLAVGLSINGFRPVAEIQFFGFVFETFDAVASQSSRMRYRSGGRFTSPITFRSPFGGGVKTPELHADSLEGLMLQTPGLKVVIPSNPYDAKGLLISAIRDNDPVVFLEHMKLYRSFRQEVPEGEYTIPLGKANVVKEGSDVTIITYGAMVHTSLKAAEEIEKARGAKVEVIDLRTISPLDIDTIVASVKKTNRAIVVQEAQKTSGVAAEIITQINERAILHLEAPVLRITAPDTVYPFAQAEDVWLPDVKRVVDGLTQVLDF from the coding sequence ATGGCACAAATGACAATGGTTCAAGCCATTACGGATGCAATGCGCGTAGAGTTGAAGCGCGATGAAACCGTTCTTGTCTTCGGTGAAGACGTAGGTAACAACGGCGGGGTGTTCCGTGCAACAGAAGGTCTGCAAGCTGAGTTCGGCGAGCAGCGCGTATTCGATACACCACTTGCTGAGTCCGGAATCGGCGGTTTGGCTGTCGGTCTTTCCATCAACGGCTTCCGTCCAGTAGCAGAAATTCAGTTCTTCGGTTTCGTATTTGAAACGTTTGATGCTGTAGCATCCCAATCTTCCCGTATGCGTTACCGTTCCGGTGGTCGCTTCACGAGCCCAATTACATTCCGCTCCCCATTTGGTGGCGGTGTAAAAACGCCTGAGCTGCATGCGGACTCTTTGGAAGGTTTGATGCTGCAAACTCCGGGTCTGAAAGTGGTTATCCCTTCCAACCCATATGATGCAAAAGGATTGTTGATCTCCGCGATTCGCGACAACGATCCAGTTGTATTCCTTGAGCACATGAAGCTGTACCGTTCCTTCCGTCAAGAAGTTCCAGAAGGCGAGTACACGATTCCACTTGGCAAAGCAAACGTAGTAAAAGAAGGTAGCGATGTTACCATCATCACCTATGGTGCGATGGTGCATACCAGCCTGAAAGCAGCAGAAGAAATCGAGAAAGCGCGTGGAGCAAAAGTAGAAGTAATCGACCTGCGCACCATCAGCCCACTCGATATCGATACCATCGTAGCTTCTGTGAAGAAAACAAACCGTGCGATCGTTGTTCAAGAAGCACAAAAAACGTCTGGTGTTGCGGCAGAAATCATCACGCAAATCAACGAGCGTGCAATCCTGCACCTCGAAGCACCAGTACTGCGTATTACAGCACCAGATACGGTTTACCCGTTTGCTCAAGCAGAAGATGTATGGCTGCCTGACGTAAAACGTGTAGTAGATGGTCTGACACAAGTCCTCGATTTTTAA
- the pdhA gene encoding pyruvate dehydrogenase (acetyl-transferring) E1 component subunit alpha, translating into MSVSTAVEQTENNAPLQILAPDGTVVRPDLMPKLSDDELRELMRKMVFTRVWDQRAISLNRQGRLGFYAPVAGQEASMIGSEAALSKEDFVLPSYRDIPQMVWHGYPMHKAFLYSRGHIEGGKIPEGVNVLMPQIIIAAQCTQATGVAMGYKLRGEKNVAINYFGDGATSQGDFYEGMNFAGVYKLPVIFFSQNNGYAISLPFEKQTASENIAVKAVAAGIASERVDGMDILAVYYAVQQAKERGVNGEGATLIEAMTYRYGPHTMAGDDPTRYRTGEEQSEWELRDPLIRFRKFLEAKGLWSEKDEEAVIEEAKAAVADAIKKADETPKMKVSELIDVMFETLPPALEEQKAEFLAKESK; encoded by the coding sequence ATGAGCGTATCCACTGCTGTTGAACAAACAGAGAACAACGCCCCGCTGCAAATTCTTGCCCCGGATGGTACGGTTGTTCGTCCTGACTTGATGCCTAAGCTCTCCGATGATGAATTGCGCGAACTGATGCGTAAAATGGTATTTACCCGTGTATGGGACCAACGCGCAATCAGCTTGAACCGCCAAGGCCGTCTTGGTTTCTATGCACCAGTAGCTGGTCAAGAAGCAAGCATGATCGGTTCCGAGGCTGCTCTTTCTAAAGAAGATTTTGTCCTGCCTAGCTACCGTGATATTCCACAAATGGTATGGCATGGTTACCCTATGCATAAAGCATTCCTGTACTCCCGCGGACACATCGAGGGTGGTAAAATTCCTGAAGGTGTAAACGTGTTGATGCCACAAATCATCATCGCGGCTCAATGTACACAAGCAACAGGTGTTGCAATGGGTTACAAGCTGCGCGGTGAAAAGAACGTTGCGATCAACTACTTTGGTGACGGTGCGACCTCCCAAGGTGACTTCTACGAGGGTATGAACTTTGCAGGGGTATACAAGCTGCCTGTTATCTTCTTCTCCCAAAACAACGGTTATGCGATCTCTCTGCCGTTCGAAAAACAAACGGCTTCTGAAAATATCGCAGTCAAAGCAGTTGCGGCTGGTATTGCTAGCGAACGCGTTGACGGTATGGACATTCTCGCAGTTTACTACGCGGTTCAACAAGCGAAAGAGCGCGGCGTGAATGGCGAAGGTGCGACTCTGATCGAAGCAATGACGTACCGTTATGGTCCTCACACCATGGCTGGTGACGACCCAACTCGTTACCGTACAGGTGAAGAGCAAAGCGAGTGGGAACTGCGCGATCCACTGATCCGCTTCCGCAAGTTCCTCGAAGCAAAAGGCCTCTGGAGCGAAAAAGACGAAGAAGCTGTCATCGAAGAAGCGAAAGCAGCTGTTGCGGACGCAATCAAAAAAGCGGACGAAACACCTAAGATGAAAGTTAGCGAACTGATCGATGTAATGTTTGAGACACTGCCGCCTGCACTCGAAGAGCAAAAGGCAGAATTCCTGGCGAAGGAGTCGAAATAA
- a CDS encoding esterase family protein encodes MSDYVKRTIMKEEVPSIHVDTPRSVKVYLPPGYNELLSYPVVYCQDGNDFFTMGRIATISNQLILEEGIEPYIVVGVSVDRNKRTSEYSPSGSRNAAYLRFFTEELIPYIEEHYPVRRDPGSRILAGDSLGGTVSLHLALEHPDLFPQVLALSGAFFQTTLDPLLNQSSLSWLRIWMVVGLDETAVETSAGTFDFVQWNREAKQILEDKQATLSYREKPGNHVWGLWQKELPDALRYFFPPPRL; translated from the coding sequence ATGTCTGACTATGTAAAGCGAACCATAATGAAAGAAGAAGTGCCCAGCATCCACGTGGACACTCCCCGCTCGGTCAAAGTATACCTACCGCCGGGGTACAATGAGCTTCTTTCTTACCCTGTTGTGTATTGCCAGGATGGGAACGACTTTTTTACGATGGGGCGAATCGCGACCATCTCCAATCAATTGATTCTGGAAGAAGGTATCGAACCCTACATCGTCGTCGGTGTCTCAGTCGATCGCAACAAGCGCACGAGCGAGTATTCTCCATCGGGGTCGAGAAACGCAGCCTATCTGCGTTTTTTCACCGAAGAGCTGATTCCTTACATAGAGGAGCATTATCCTGTGCGCCGTGATCCTGGTTCTCGTATACTGGCAGGAGACTCTTTGGGTGGAACCGTTTCTTTGCATCTCGCATTGGAACACCCCGACCTCTTTCCACAAGTACTCGCGCTGTCCGGGGCGTTTTTCCAGACGACACTCGACCCGCTTTTGAATCAGTCCAGTCTATCTTGGCTGCGAATCTGGATGGTTGTCGGCCTCGATGAAACAGCTGTGGAAACAAGTGCGGGTACCTTCGATTTCGTGCAATGGAATCGCGAGGCAAAACAGATTCTTGAGGACAAGCAAGCAACCTTGTCCTATCGAGAAAAACCAGGGAATCACGTCTGGGGTTTGTGGCAAAAAGAGCTGCCTGACGCTTTGCGCTACTTTTTCCCACCTCCACGTCTGTAA